In Colletotrichum higginsianum IMI 349063 chromosome 1, whole genome shotgun sequence, one genomic interval encodes:
- a CDS encoding Dihydrolipoyllysine-residue succinyltransferase: MMRPQLQAVGRMAKPATRLASVANSHIANAASKASSSRSLVTATRNTTTTTKTRSIPRAYPALAASQYRSFSTTRIQHGEVIITVPQMAESITEGTVASIGKQVGDRVEADEEVASIETDKIDVAVNAPEEGTIVELFVAEGDTVEVGQKLARMETGAAPADAKKDDAKPEKTQEKKPEPESKPESKPEPAAPAAQEQKKEPEAPKQQEAKKDTTAKPAPAPQKPADQPAVPFGSTGAFSRGERTEKLSRMRKTIASKLKQSQNMTASLTTINEVDMSALMAWRAKNKEDVMKRHGVRLGYMGAFTKATCLAAQQVPQLNASIDTEKEIITYRDYVDISIAVSAPKGLITPVLRNVDSLDIIGIERGVAELAAKARDSKLAMADLEGGNFSISNPGIFGSLFGTPVINYPQAAVFNMNGIKDRPVVVDGKLEIRPMMYITVTYDHRLIDGREAVTFLNIVKSYIEDPARLLLA, from the exons ATGATGCGCCCCCAGctccaggccgtcggccgcaTGGCCAAACCCGCGACCAGACTAGCCTCCGTCGCCAACTCCcacatcgccaacgccgcctcAAAAGCATCGTCCTCCCGATCCCTCGTCACCGCAACGCGAAacaccacgacgacgaccaagacgaGATCGATCCCCCGCGCATaccccgccctcgccgcctcccagtACCGCTCCTTCAGCACGACGCGCATCCAGCACGGCGAGGTCATCATCACCGTCCCGCAAATGGCCGAGTCCATCACCGAGGGCACCGTCGCCTCCATCGGCAAGCAGGTCGGCGAccgcgtcgaggccgacgaggaggtcgccaGCATCGAGACGGACAAgatcgacgtcgccgtcaacgcccCGGAAGAGggcaccatcgtcgagctcttcgtcgccgagggcgacaccgtcgaggtcggccagAAGCTCGCCCGCATGGAGACTGGCGCCGCCCCGGCCGAcgccaagaaggacgacgcgaagcccgagaagacccaagagaagaagcccgagcccgagagCAAGCCCGAGAGCAAACccgagcccgccgccccggcggcccaggagcagaagaaggaACCCGAGGCCCCCAAGCAgcaggaggccaagaaggacaCCACCGCCAAGCCCGCGCCCGCTCCCCAAAAGCCCGCCGACCAGCCCGCCGTCCCCTTCGGCTCGACCGGCGCCTTCTCCCGCGGCGAGCGCACCGAGAAGCTCTCGCGCATGCGCAAGACCATCGCCTCCAAGCTCAAGCAGTCCCAGAACATGACGGCCTCGCTGACCACCATCAACGAGGTCGACATGTCGGCCCTCATGGCCTGGCGCGCCAAGAACAAGGAGGACGTCATGAAGCGCCACGGCGTGCGCCTGGGATACATGGGCGCCTTCACCAAGGCCAcctgcctcgccgcccagcaggTGCCCCAGCTCAACGCCTCCATCGAcacggagaaggagatcaTCACCTACCGCGACTACGTCGACATCAGCATCGCCGTGTCGGCGCCCAAGGGCCTCATCACCCCCGTCCTGCGCAACGTCGACTCCctcgacatcatcggcatcgagcgcggcgtcgccgagctggccgccAAG GCTCGCGACAGCAAGCTCGCCATggccgatctcgagggcggcaacTTCTCCATCAGCAACCCCGGCATCTTCGGCTCGCTCTTCGGCACCCCCGTCATCAACTACCCCCAGGCCGCCGTTTTCAACATGAACGGCATCAAGGAccgccccgtcgtcgtcgacggcaagctcgagATCAGGCCCATGATGTACATCACCGTCACCTACGACCACCGCCTCATCGACGGCCGCGAAGCTGTCACCTTCCTCAACATCGTCAAGAGCTACATCGAGGACCCCGCCCGCCTTCTCCTTGCATAA